One window of Cohnella hashimotonis genomic DNA carries:
- a CDS encoding dihydroorotase — translation MTTTWILNGLTIDPETGNTVKKHLKLENGLVAQWLDGSAEPDAGSAEVIDAAGKLVSPGLIDMHVHLREPGFEHKETIATGTASAAKGGFTTIACMPNTRPVIDTPDTVKLVLDKAQEACGVRVLPYAAITKNELGRELTEFEALKSAGAIGFTDDGVGVQNAQMMKNAMALAKSLDMPIIAHCEDDSLVVGAAVSEGAFAKRHGLKGIPNESEAIHVGRDILLSEATGVHYHVCHVSTEQSIRLIKLGKSVGVNVTAEVCPHHLLLSDEDIPDTMDANWKMNPPLRTPRDVEACIKALEEGTIDIIVTDHAPHSEEEKAKGMERAPFGIVGFETAFPLLYTKFVKTGRWTLGFLLSRMTSDPARVFRLDTGKLEVGAPADITLIDLDGEREVDPASFLTKGRNTPFTGWKLSGWPTLTIVAGKTVWSEEQGILNSSEE, via the coding sequence TTGACGACGACCTGGATACTTAACGGACTTACGATCGATCCCGAGACCGGCAATACGGTCAAGAAGCACTTGAAATTGGAGAACGGCCTGGTCGCGCAATGGCTCGACGGCTCTGCTGAGCCGGACGCGGGAAGCGCGGAAGTGATCGACGCCGCAGGCAAGCTCGTATCGCCCGGACTGATCGACATGCACGTGCATTTGCGCGAGCCGGGCTTCGAACATAAAGAAACGATTGCGACCGGCACGGCCTCGGCGGCGAAGGGCGGCTTTACGACGATCGCCTGCATGCCGAACACGCGGCCCGTCATTGATACGCCCGACACGGTGAAGCTGGTGCTGGACAAAGCCCAGGAGGCTTGCGGCGTGCGCGTCCTCCCGTACGCGGCAATTACCAAAAACGAGCTCGGCCGCGAGCTCACCGAGTTCGAGGCGCTTAAAAGCGCCGGCGCGATCGGCTTCACCGACGACGGCGTTGGCGTGCAGAATGCGCAAATGATGAAAAACGCGATGGCGCTGGCCAAGTCGCTGGACATGCCGATCATCGCGCACTGCGAGGACGATTCGCTGGTCGTCGGCGCCGCGGTTTCCGAAGGTGCGTTTGCAAAGCGCCATGGGCTGAAGGGCATTCCGAACGAATCCGAGGCGATTCACGTCGGACGTGACATTCTGCTGTCGGAGGCAACGGGCGTGCACTACCACGTCTGTCATGTCAGCACCGAGCAGTCGATTCGGCTGATCAAGCTGGGCAAGTCGGTCGGCGTGAACGTCACCGCGGAGGTATGTCCGCACCACCTGCTGCTGTCGGACGAGGATATTCCTGACACCATGGACGCCAACTGGAAGATGAACCCGCCGCTGCGTACGCCGCGGGACGTGGAAGCCTGCATCAAGGCGCTAGAGGAAGGGACGATCGACATCATCGTCACCGACCATGCGCCGCACAGCGAGGAAGAAAAGGCAAAGGGCATGGAGCGCGCGCCTTTCGGCATCGTCGGCTTCGAGACGGCATTTCCGCTGCTGTACACGAAGTTCGTCAAGACCGGCCGCTGGACGCTCGGATTCCTGCTGAGCCGAATGACGAGCGATCCCGCCCGGGTGTTCCGGCTGGATACGGGCAAGCTGGAAGTCGGGGCGCCGGCGGACATTACGCTGATCGATCTTGACGGCGAACGCGAAGTCGATCCGGCGAGCTTCCTGACGAAGGGACGCAACACGCCGTTTACGGGCTGGAAGCTGTCGGGCTGGCCGACGCTCACAATAGTCGCAGGCAAGACGGTCTGGAGCGAAGAACAAGGCATACTTAATAGCAGCGAGGAGTGA
- the lspA gene encoding signal peptidase II, which produces MQRRQIGLWVYYFAAAIVFAIDYVSKKLIEHNLELNEQIKVIGNFFLITFIHNRGAAFGILQEQRWFFLLITVVVVSAIVIYLNRSHRNNRRLMLAALSLILGGALGNFLDRAFYGQVVDFLQFNFGSYTFPIFNIADSAIVVGVCLIILDSLLTPTPTQETKNEQQNEPSERQPV; this is translated from the coding sequence ATGCAACGACGTCAAATCGGCTTATGGGTGTACTATTTCGCGGCTGCGATCGTATTCGCCATCGATTACGTATCCAAGAAGCTCATCGAGCACAACCTGGAACTGAACGAGCAGATCAAGGTCATCGGCAACTTTTTCCTCATCACGTTTATTCATAACCGTGGAGCGGCTTTCGGCATTTTGCAGGAGCAGCGCTGGTTTTTCTTGCTGATCACCGTTGTCGTCGTGAGCGCCATCGTCATCTATCTGAACCGGTCGCACCGGAACAACAGAAGGCTGATGCTCGCCGCGCTGTCGCTTATTTTGGGCGGGGCGCTTGGCAACTTTCTCGATCGCGCTTTTTACGGACAGGTCGTCGATTTCCTGCAATTCAACTTCGGCTCTTATACGTTTCCGATCTTCAATATTGCCGATTCCGCGATCGTCGTCGGCGTATGTCTGATTATTCTCGATTCGCTGCTCACGCCAACACCGACACAGGAGACCAAGAATGAACAACAGAACGAACCGAGCGAACGCCAGCCCGTCTGA
- a CDS encoding RluA family pseudouridine synthase gives MNNRTNRANASPSEHDELTLTAPPQGERPSAISDEDEEVTAGTLSWEIDEETAGQRVDKFLAGAIEDESVSRSQIQDWIRDGHVTVGGMKVKPNAKLHAGSVLNVDVPDAAPIEAQPEDIPLNVVYEDGDVIVIDKPRGFVVHPAPGHASGTVVNALLHHCRDLSGINGNLRPGIVHRIDKDTSGLLMAAKNDLAHASLAQQLKDHSVTRRYTALVYGNVPHDRGTIDAPIGRDSGDRKLFTVTEKGAKRAVTHFTVLERFGDYTLVELQLETGRTHQIRVHMKYIGHTIVGDPFYGGRAGRTLGMEGQALHAGVLGFDHPRTGERILFEAPLPQDMEHALHMLRTR, from the coding sequence ATGAACAACAGAACGAACCGAGCGAACGCCAGCCCGTCTGAACACGATGAATTGACTTTAACTGCGCCTCCGCAAGGAGAGCGTCCGTCCGCCATATCCGACGAGGATGAAGAAGTTACTGCAGGCACATTGTCCTGGGAAATCGACGAGGAAACGGCGGGCCAGCGGGTCGACAAGTTTCTGGCCGGCGCGATCGAAGACGAGTCCGTGTCGCGTTCGCAAATCCAGGATTGGATCCGCGACGGTCATGTGACGGTAGGCGGCATGAAGGTGAAGCCGAACGCCAAGCTTCATGCCGGCAGCGTCTTGAACGTAGACGTGCCCGACGCGGCGCCGATCGAGGCTCAGCCTGAAGATATCCCGCTGAATGTCGTCTATGAAGACGGGGATGTCATCGTGATCGACAAGCCGCGGGGCTTCGTCGTGCATCCTGCGCCGGGCCACGCCTCGGGTACAGTTGTCAACGCATTGTTGCATCACTGCCGGGATCTGTCCGGAATCAACGGGAACCTGCGTCCGGGCATCGTTCACCGCATCGACAAGGATACGTCGGGATTGCTCATGGCGGCCAAGAACGACCTCGCGCATGCCTCGCTCGCCCAGCAGCTCAAGGATCACTCCGTCACCCGCCGCTATACCGCGCTCGTCTACGGCAACGTGCCGCACGACCGCGGGACGATCGACGCGCCGATCGGGCGCGACAGCGGCGACCGCAAGCTGTTCACGGTGACCGAGAAGGGCGCCAAGCGGGCCGTGACCCACTTCACGGTGCTCGAGCGCTTCGGAGATTATACGCTGGTCGAGCTGCAGCTCGAGACGGGACGGACCCATCAGATCCGGGTTCATATGAAATATATCGGACATACGATCGTCGGCGACCCGTTCTATGGTGGGCGCGCCGGCCGTACGCTAGGCATGGAAGGACAAGCGCTTCATGCCGGCGTGCTCGGGTTCGATCATCCGCGCACCGGGGAGCGGATTTTGTTCGAGGCCCCGCTGCCCCAGGACATGGAGCATGCGCTGCACATGCTCCGCACGCGCTAG
- the carB gene encoding carbamoyl-phosphate synthase large subunit: MPKNNELKKILVIGSGPIVIGQAAEFDYAGTQACQALKEEGLEVVLINSNPATIMTDTNMADKVYIEPINLEFVSQIIRQERPDGLLPTLGGQTGLNMAVELARAGVLEAEGVKLLGTQLTAIEKAEDRDLFRELMRELEQPVPESEIVTTVQGAVDFADTIGYPVIVRPAYTLGGTGGGIAGSEEELREIVANGLRYSPIGQCLIEKSIAGMKEVEYEVMRDANDNCIVVCNMENFDPVGVHTGDSIVVAPSQTLSDREYQMLRSASLKIIRALNIEGGCNVQFALDPHSYQYYVIEVNPRVSRSSALASKATGYPIAKMAAKIAVGYTLDEIVNPVTGQTYACFEPTLDYIVSKIPRWPFDKFTDANRKLGTQMKATGEVMAIGRTFEESIHKAVRSLEIGVHRLFLKGADELDEETLTTRLAKADDERLFLIAEAFRRGWSLQKIQDTTSIDWWFLDKIERIVSFEDVIRREPGLTPETLYQAKRMGFTDRAIAELRREGQGASAALTVEADIRAHRLAQGLKPVYKMVDTCAAEFEATTPYYYSTYETENEVIPSDKQKVIVLGSGPIRIGQGIEFDYSTVHAVWALRNAGYEAVIINNNPETVSTDFNTSDRLYFEPLFFEDVMNVIEQEQPLGVIVQFGGQTAINLAGPLSKAGVRILGTSLDSIDEAEDRKRFEALLRGLEIAQPKGSTVTSVDEAVGTAQELGYPVLVRPSYVLGGRAMEIVYSDEELLSYMKVAVKINPEHPVLIDRYMLGKEIEVDAICDGETVLIPGIMEHVERAGVHSGDSIAVYPPQTLSDDIKQQAVDITIRIAKALKTVGLVNIQFVVWQEKVYVIEVNPRSSRTVPFLSKVTNIPMANLATRAILGEKLADLGYKDGLWPEDEHVSVKVPVFSFAKLRRVDPTLTPEMKSTGEVMGRDRHFAKALFKGLIGSGMKIPQSGSIIATVADKDKEEAIAILRGFYNLGYKLIATGGTADALEAAGMRVKRCNKLSEGSPNIVDLIRTGQAQFVVNTLTKGKTPERDGFRIRREAVENGVVCLTSLDTVSALLHMLQALRFSSEPMPVY, from the coding sequence ATGCCCAAAAATAATGAACTCAAAAAGATTCTCGTCATCGGCTCCGGTCCGATCGTCATCGGCCAGGCGGCCGAGTTCGACTACGCCGGCACGCAAGCTTGCCAAGCGTTGAAGGAAGAAGGCCTTGAGGTCGTCTTGATCAACAGCAACCCGGCAACGATCATGACCGATACGAACATGGCGGACAAGGTATATATCGAACCGATCAACCTCGAATTTGTCTCCCAGATCATCCGCCAAGAGCGTCCGGACGGCTTGCTGCCGACGCTCGGCGGCCAGACCGGCCTCAATATGGCCGTCGAGCTGGCGCGCGCTGGCGTGCTTGAAGCCGAAGGCGTCAAGCTGCTCGGCACCCAGCTGACTGCGATCGAGAAGGCGGAGGACCGCGATCTGTTCCGCGAGCTGATGCGCGAGCTGGAGCAGCCGGTGCCGGAGAGCGAGATCGTCACGACCGTGCAGGGAGCGGTCGACTTCGCCGATACGATCGGTTATCCGGTCATCGTACGCCCGGCCTATACGCTGGGCGGCACCGGCGGCGGCATCGCCGGCAGCGAAGAGGAGCTGCGCGAGATCGTGGCGAACGGTCTGCGCTACAGCCCGATCGGCCAGTGCCTGATCGAGAAGTCGATCGCCGGCATGAAGGAAGTCGAATACGAAGTCATGCGCGACGCGAACGACAACTGCATCGTCGTCTGCAACATGGAAAACTTCGATCCGGTCGGCGTCCACACAGGCGACTCGATCGTCGTGGCGCCGAGCCAGACGCTGTCCGACCGCGAGTACCAGATGCTGCGCTCGGCTTCGCTCAAGATCATCCGCGCGCTGAACATCGAAGGCGGCTGCAACGTGCAGTTCGCGCTCGATCCGCACAGCTATCAATACTACGTTATCGAGGTTAACCCGCGCGTCAGCCGTTCCTCGGCGCTCGCTTCCAAGGCGACGGGCTACCCGATCGCCAAGATGGCGGCGAAGATCGCGGTCGGCTACACGCTCGACGAGATCGTCAACCCGGTTACGGGCCAGACGTACGCTTGCTTCGAACCGACGCTGGACTATATCGTGAGCAAGATTCCACGCTGGCCGTTCGACAAATTCACGGACGCCAACCGCAAGCTGGGCACGCAAATGAAGGCGACCGGCGAAGTGATGGCGATCGGCCGCACCTTCGAGGAGTCGATCCACAAAGCGGTGCGCTCGCTTGAGATCGGCGTTCACCGTCTGTTCCTTAAGGGCGCGGACGAGCTGGACGAAGAAACGCTGACGACGCGTCTGGCCAAGGCCGACGACGAACGCCTGTTCCTGATCGCCGAAGCGTTCCGCCGCGGCTGGAGCCTGCAGAAGATCCAGGACACGACGAGCATCGACTGGTGGTTCCTGGACAAGATCGAACGGATCGTTTCGTTCGAGGACGTCATTCGCCGCGAGCCGGGTCTGACGCCCGAGACGCTGTACCAGGCGAAACGCATGGGCTTCACGGACCGCGCGATCGCCGAGCTGCGCCGCGAGGGCCAAGGCGCGTCCGCAGCGCTGACGGTCGAAGCCGACATTCGCGCGCATCGTCTCGCCCAAGGCCTCAAGCCGGTGTACAAAATGGTCGACACCTGCGCGGCCGAATTTGAAGCGACGACGCCTTATTACTACTCGACTTACGAGACCGAGAACGAAGTGATTCCGAGCGACAAGCAAAAGGTCATCGTGCTCGGCTCCGGCCCGATCCGCATCGGCCAGGGCATCGAGTTCGACTACTCGACCGTGCACGCCGTATGGGCGCTCCGCAACGCGGGCTACGAAGCCGTCATCATCAATAACAATCCCGAGACGGTATCGACCGACTTCAACACGTCGGACCGCCTATACTTCGAACCGCTCTTCTTCGAAGACGTCATGAACGTCATCGAGCAGGAGCAGCCGCTCGGCGTCATCGTCCAGTTCGGCGGCCAGACGGCCATCAACCTGGCGGGTCCGTTGTCCAAGGCCGGCGTGCGCATCCTCGGCACCTCGCTCGACAGCATCGACGAAGCCGAAGACCGCAAGCGGTTCGAAGCGCTGCTGCGCGGACTCGAGATCGCGCAGCCGAAGGGCAGCACCGTCACTTCCGTCGACGAGGCGGTCGGCACGGCGCAGGAGCTCGGCTATCCGGTGCTCGTACGTCCTTCGTACGTCCTCGGCGGACGCGCGATGGAGATCGTCTACTCCGACGAAGAGCTTCTGAGCTACATGAAGGTCGCGGTTAAGATCAATCCGGAGCATCCGGTACTGATCGACCGCTACATGCTGGGCAAGGAGATCGAAGTCGACGCGATCTGCGACGGCGAGACCGTGCTCATCCCGGGCATCATGGAGCATGTCGAACGCGCTGGCGTCCACTCCGGCGACTCGATCGCGGTATATCCGCCGCAGACGCTGTCGGACGACATCAAACAGCAGGCGGTCGACATCACGATCCGCATCGCCAAAGCGCTGAAGACGGTCGGCCTGGTCAACATCCAGTTCGTCGTCTGGCAGGAGAAAGTTTACGTAATCGAAGTCAATCCTCGCTCCTCGCGTACGGTGCCGTTCCTGTCCAAGGTCACGAACATCCCGATGGCGAACCTGGCGACCCGCGCGATTCTCGGCGAAAAGCTGGCCGACCTCGGCTACAAGGACGGTCTGTGGCCGGAAGACGAGCACGTTTCGGTCAAGGTACCGGTGTTCTCGTTCGCCAAGCTGCGCCGCGTCGACCCGACGCTGACGCCGGAGATGAAGTCGACGGGCGAGGTCATGGGCCGCGACCGCCACTTCGCCAAGGCGCTGTTCAAGGGGCTCATCGGCTCGGGCATGAAAATCCCGCAGTCGGGCTCGATTATCGCGACGGTCGCCGACAAGGACAAGGAAGAAGCGATCGCCATCCTGCGCGGGTTCTACAACCTCGGCTACAAGCTGATCGCCACGGGCGGCACGGCCGACGCGCTCGAAGCGGCCGGCATGCGCGTCAAGCGCTGCAACAAGCTGAGCGAGGGCTCGCCGAACATCGTCGACCTGATCCGCACAGGCCAGGCGCAGTTCGTCGTCAACACGCTGACGAAGGGCAAGACGCCTGAGCGCGACGGCTTCCGCATCCGCCGCGAGGCGGTCGAGAACGGCGTCGTGTGCCTCACGTCGCTCGATACGGTAAGCGCGCTGCTGCACATGCTGCAGGCGCTGCGCTTCTCCAGCGAGCCGATGCCGGTTTATTAA
- the pyrR gene encoding bifunctional pyr operon transcriptional regulator/uracil phosphoribosyltransferase PyrR, which yields MPSYREGGAPVQDSPNIIMDEAAIRRALTRIAHEILEKNKGIEGCAIVGIRTRGVYLARRIAERIREIEGSPIAACELDITRYRDDRPLADGAAAGIVCSDGDRSFDVKDKRIILFDDVLYTGRTIRAAMDALMDCGRPQSIQLAVLVDRGHRELPIRPDYVGKNVPTSKHEQIEVSLTEIDGDDRVMIKHPREAEVGG from the coding sequence ATGCCGTCTTACCGAGAAGGAGGCGCACCCGTGCAGGATTCCCCGAACATCATCATGGACGAGGCAGCCATCCGCAGGGCGCTGACGCGGATCGCGCACGAGATTTTGGAGAAAAACAAAGGGATCGAAGGCTGCGCGATCGTCGGCATTCGGACGCGGGGCGTCTACCTGGCCCGAAGGATCGCAGAGCGGATCCGCGAGATCGAGGGCAGTCCGATCGCGGCATGCGAGCTCGATATTACGCGGTACAGGGACGATCGCCCGCTCGCGGACGGGGCGGCGGCGGGTATCGTATGCAGCGACGGGGACCGCTCGTTCGACGTGAAGGACAAGCGCATCATCCTGTTCGACGACGTGCTCTACACGGGACGCACAATCAGGGCGGCGATGGACGCGCTCATGGATTGCGGACGTCCGCAGTCGATCCAATTGGCCGTCCTCGTGGACCGCGGGCATCGCGAGCTGCCGATCCGGCCGGACTACGTCGGCAAAAACGTGCCAACGTCCAAGCACGAGCAGATCGAGGTGTCGCTGACGGAGATCGACGGCGACGACCGGGTGATGATCAAGCATCCGCGAGAAGCGGAAGTGGGCGGCTAA
- a CDS encoding TraR/DksA C4-type zinc finger protein — MHRTLPDSFMSLQRRRLLDLRADIERRVGANGHFGLTDSYRDATGELSGIDNHPADAGTETFERAKDIALLEREALTLEKIEAAIRRMETGEYGICEACGKFIPTERLAALPTAVYCVEHEPIQAEKEGRPAEELFLHPPFGRTSMDESEDQNGFDGEDAWQIESWGNSDSPAMAEGNNNDDYGALYIESDENDGFVEPIESFLAADINGRSSGIVRNSAYRRYLEAHEGEGLLEPDVWTDEQTND, encoded by the coding sequence ATGCATCGTACGTTGCCCGACAGCTTCATGTCCCTGCAGCGCCGCCGGCTGCTGGACCTTCGGGCCGATATCGAGCGCCGCGTCGGCGCGAACGGTCACTTCGGCCTGACGGATAGCTACCGCGACGCCACGGGCGAACTCAGCGGCATCGATAATCATCCCGCGGACGCCGGTACGGAGACGTTCGAGCGGGCCAAAGATATCGCCCTGCTTGAACGCGAGGCGCTGACGCTGGAAAAAATAGAAGCCGCTATCCGCCGCATGGAAACGGGCGAGTACGGCATTTGCGAAGCCTGCGGCAAATTTATTCCGACAGAACGGCTCGCAGCGCTGCCGACAGCGGTGTACTGCGTCGAACACGAGCCGATTCAGGCCGAAAAAGAAGGCCGGCCGGCCGAGGAGCTGTTCCTGCATCCGCCGTTCGGGCGCACCAGCATGGACGAGAGCGAAGATCAGAACGGCTTCGACGGCGAAGACGCCTGGCAGATCGAATCGTGGGGCAACTCGGACAGTCCGGCCATGGCGGAAGGCAACAATAACGACGACTACGGCGCGCTTTATATCGAATCGGATGAAAACGACGGCTTCGTGGAGCCGATCGAGAGCTTTCTCGCCGCCGATATTAACGGCCGCTCGAGCGGGATCGTGCGCAACAGCGCCTATCGAAGGTATCTTGAAGCGCATGAAGGCGAAGGCTTGCTGGAGCCTGACGTTTGGACCGACGAACAAACGAACGACTGA
- the carA gene encoding glutamine-hydrolyzing carbamoyl-phosphate synthase small subunit, which yields MQARLLLEDGTLFTGQSFGAEGASVGEVVFNTGITGYQEVISDPSYCGQIVTMTFPLIGNYGITRDDFESVRPFIHGFVTRRYEEVPSNWRAQDSLGHLLKEYGIIGISEVDTRMLTRIIRRHGVMKGILTTGSERVEELQERMGTTPLPRNQVAWTSTKNIFSSPGTKERIVLIDYGAKSGILRELTQRGCDVIVVPHNTTADEIRRLHPDGIQLSNGPGDPKDVPESVETVRQLLGEYPIFGICLGHQLFALACGADTDKLKFGHRGGNHPVKELASGRCYITSQNHGYTVKEESVAGTDLVVTHINNNDKTIEGLKHATFPAFSVQYHPEAAPGPFDSSYLFDQFLDMIREHKLKNPERPRQAQLSEMLRGELQYAQK from the coding sequence ATGCAAGCGAGACTTTTACTTGAAGACGGCACCCTGTTTACGGGGCAATCGTTCGGCGCAGAAGGCGCTTCGGTGGGCGAGGTCGTATTTAATACAGGCATCACAGGATATCAGGAGGTCATCTCGGATCCGTCGTATTGCGGGCAGATCGTCACGATGACGTTTCCGCTGATCGGCAACTACGGCATCACGCGCGACGACTTCGAGTCGGTGCGTCCGTTCATCCACGGCTTCGTCACGCGCCGCTACGAGGAAGTGCCGAGCAACTGGCGCGCCCAGGATTCCCTCGGCCATCTGCTTAAAGAGTACGGCATCATCGGCATCAGCGAAGTCGACACCCGCATGCTGACGCGGATCATTCGCCGCCACGGCGTCATGAAGGGCATTCTGACCACGGGAAGCGAGCGCGTCGAAGAGCTGCAAGAGCGCATGGGTACGACGCCGCTGCCGCGCAACCAGGTCGCCTGGACGTCCACGAAAAACATTTTCTCGAGCCCGGGCACCAAGGAGCGCATCGTGCTGATCGACTACGGCGCGAAAAGCGGCATCCTGCGCGAGCTGACGCAGCGCGGCTGCGACGTCATCGTCGTGCCGCACAACACGACGGCCGACGAGATCCGCCGCCTGCATCCGGACGGTATCCAGCTGTCCAACGGCCCCGGCGATCCCAAGGACGTGCCGGAGTCGGTGGAGACGGTGCGCCAATTGCTCGGCGAATACCCGATCTTCGGCATCTGCCTGGGCCACCAGCTGTTCGCGCTCGCTTGCGGCGCCGATACCGACAAGCTGAAGTTCGGCCACCGCGGCGGCAATCACCCGGTCAAGGAGCTCGCCTCCGGCCGCTGCTACATCACTTCGCAGAACCACGGCTACACGGTCAAGGAAGAGTCCGTAGCGGGCACCGACCTGGTCGTGACGCATATCAACAACAACGATAAGACGATCGAAGGCCTGAAGCACGCCACATTCCCGGCCTTCAGCGTCCAGTACCATCCGGAAGCCGCTCCCGGACCGTTCGACAGCAGCTATCTGTTCGACCAGTTCCTGGATATGATCCGCGAGCACAAGCTGAAAAACCCCGAACGCCCGCGGCAAGCGCAACTGTCGGAGATGCTGAGAGGAGAACTGCAGTATGCCCAAAAATAA
- a CDS encoding LL-diaminopimelate aminotransferase → MSVEQYQGTFIQQQFADRIGGANYGKDTNIYKFEKIKRAKAAAKAAFPDIELIDLGVGEPDEKADDGIIAKLAEEAAKPENRGYADNGIPEFKAAAAKYLKEVFSVDGIDAATEIVHSIGSKPALAMMPSAFINPGDVAIMTVPGYPVLGTHTKYLGGEVYNVKLTKENNFLPDLSAIPADIARRAKLLYLNYPNNPTGAAASPEFFAEVVEWAKKNEVVVVHDAPYAALTYDGVKPLSFLSVPGAKDVGVELHSLSKSYNMTGWRIGFVAGNPLIVKAFSDIKDNNDSGQFIAIQKAAAYGLANPSITEAIAQKYSRRHDLLVAALNEIGFKAEKPKGSFFLYVEAPKGIKGGQRFETGEDFSQFLIREKLISSVPWDDAGHFVRFSVTFLAAGEEEERRVIGEIKRRLTDVEFEF, encoded by the coding sequence GTGAGCGTCGAACAATATCAAGGAACCTTCATTCAACAACAATTCGCGGACCGCATCGGCGGCGCGAACTACGGCAAGGATACGAACATCTACAAGTTTGAAAAGATCAAGCGCGCCAAGGCCGCGGCCAAGGCTGCGTTCCCCGACATCGAGCTGATCGACCTCGGCGTCGGCGAGCCGGACGAGAAGGCGGACGACGGCATCATCGCCAAGCTCGCCGAGGAAGCGGCCAAGCCGGAAAACCGCGGCTACGCCGATAACGGCATTCCCGAATTCAAGGCTGCGGCCGCGAAGTACCTGAAGGAAGTATTCTCGGTCGACGGCATCGACGCGGCCACCGAGATCGTCCACTCGATCGGCTCCAAGCCCGCGCTTGCCATGATGCCTTCGGCATTTATCAATCCGGGCGATGTCGCCATCATGACCGTACCCGGCTATCCGGTGCTCGGCACGCACACCAAGTATTTGGGCGGCGAAGTTTATAACGTCAAGCTGACGAAGGAAAACAACTTCCTGCCCGATCTGTCCGCCATTCCGGCCGATATCGCGAGGCGCGCCAAGCTGCTGTACCTGAACTACCCGAACAATCCGACAGGCGCGGCTGCCAGCCCCGAGTTTTTCGCCGAAGTCGTCGAATGGGCGAAGAAAAACGAAGTCGTCGTCGTGCACGACGCGCCTTACGCTGCACTCACTTATGACGGCGTAAAACCGCTTAGCTTCCTGTCGGTACCCGGCGCCAAGGATGTCGGCGTGGAGCTGCACTCGCTGTCCAAGTCCTACAACATGACCGGCTGGCGGATCGGCTTCGTCGCGGGCAACCCGCTGATCGTAAAGGCGTTCAGCGACATCAAGGACAACAACGATTCCGGTCAGTTCATCGCGATTCAAAAAGCCGCCGCATACGGCCTTGCGAATCCTTCGATCACGGAAGCGATCGCGCAGAAGTATTCGCGCCGCCACGACCTGCTGGTCGCCGCGCTGAACGAAATCGGCTTCAAGGCCGAAAAACCGAAGGGCTCGTTTTTCCTGTACGTCGAAGCGCCGAAGGGCATCAAGGGCGGTCAGCGTTTTGAGACGGGCGAGGATTTCTCCCAATTCCTCATTCGCGAAAAGCTCATCTCGTCCGTTCCGTGGGACGATGCAGGACACTTCGTACGCTTCTCCGTCACGTTCCTCGCCGCCGGCGAGGAAGAGGAGCGCCGCGTCATCGGCGAGATCAAGCGCCGTCTGACGGACGTCGAATTCGAATTTTAA
- the pyrF gene encoding orotidine-5'-phosphate decarboxylase, with the protein MTLTLNRKEAAAKIMVGLDKPDAQAALEVAARLEGTGCWVKVGMELFYAAGHEIVRELKKRGFKIFLDLKMHDIPNTVRGGARSIARMGVDMFNVHAAGGSAMMQAAMQGVNDAVAAGEAQAAPLVIAVTQLTSTSRETLNGEIGIGGSVEEAVVRYAVLAKHAGLQGVVASPLEVEAIKAACGEGFLTVTPGIRPAGAALGDQSRVTTPREAVDGGTDYLVIGRPIVAAPDPAQAFESILKELTEA; encoded by the coding sequence ATGACGTTAACGCTGAACCGCAAGGAAGCGGCGGCCAAGATCATGGTCGGGCTGGACAAGCCCGACGCGCAGGCAGCGCTTGAGGTCGCGGCAAGGCTCGAGGGTACGGGCTGCTGGGTCAAGGTCGGCATGGAGCTGTTCTACGCCGCCGGGCACGAGATCGTGCGGGAGCTGAAAAAGCGCGGCTTCAAGATCTTCCTCGACCTGAAAATGCACGACATCCCGAACACGGTGCGCGGCGGCGCGCGCAGCATCGCGCGTATGGGCGTCGATATGTTCAACGTTCACGCGGCTGGCGGCAGCGCGATGATGCAGGCTGCGATGCAGGGCGTGAACGACGCGGTGGCGGCCGGCGAAGCGCAGGCGGCGCCGCTCGTAATCGCCGTCACGCAGCTGACGAGCACGAGCCGGGAGACGCTGAACGGCGAGATCGGCATCGGGGGCAGCGTAGAGGAAGCGGTCGTGCGCTATGCCGTGTTGGCGAAGCATGCCGGGCTGCAGGGCGTCGTCGCCTCGCCGCTCGAGGTCGAGGCGATCAAGGCCGCCTGCGGCGAGGGCTTCCTCACCGTGACGCCGGGCATCCGCCCGGCCGGCGCGGCGCTCGGCGACCAGTCGCGCGTGACGACCCCGCGCGAAGCGGTCGACGGCGGCACGGACTACCTTGTCATCGGCCGTCCCATCGTCGCCGCGCCGGATCCGGCGCAGGCTTTCGAATCCATTTTAAAGGAGCTGACCGAAGCATGA